In Chitinibacter sp. FCG-7, the genomic stretch GATCAAAGCGCTGGGTTTTCATTGGCCCGATTTTGAAATCGGGCTCTACGGTGGTGGCCGCATTTTCCCGGCCGAACCGGCGACAGAATCGATAGGACGGCAGAACACGCAATTTGCGCTGGATTACTTCAAGCAACTCAAGCTGGGTATTGCCCGCAAAGACATTAATGGCAAAGGCTACAGGTATATACGTCTGAATGTATACAAGGGAACGATAGACATGCTGCGCGACAAGAAATTACTGGGCTCAAGCCATGCAGCCGCCAAAGAGTCAGAACAATGAAACCGCATTTACGCAGCCTAGGCCTGCTCGCCAGCGCTCAGCACAACAAAAAAACCATCGCCCGCAAAGAGGCACAGACATGACCATCAAAGTAATGATCGTAGACGACTCATCGGTGGTGCGTCAGGTCATGCAGGACTTGTTGCTCAAGCATCGCGATATTGAAGTGATCGGCACGGCGCCCGACCCGATTTTTGCCATGAGCAAAATGCAGAACCAGTGGCCCGACGTCATCTTGCTGGATATTGAAATGCCCAGGATGGACGGTATTACCTTTTTAAAACAGATCATGAGTACACGGCCAACACCGGTGGTAATTTGCTCAACGCTAACAGAACGCGGAGCCGACATTACCATTGAGGCAATGGCCGCTGGC encodes the following:
- a CDS encoding chemotaxis protein CheD produces the protein MSARRLILNVGDWYLGREYDFIETLLGSCVAVTFWHPQARLGGMCHYLLPRRPKEHSGQLADTRYGDETLQLMLKRIKALGFHWPDFEIGLYGGGRIFPAEPATESIGRQNTQFALDYFKQLKLGIARKDINGKGYRYIRLNVYKGTIDMLRDKKLLGSSHAAAKESEQ